One Ictalurus furcatus strain D&B chromosome 24, Billie_1.0, whole genome shotgun sequence DNA segment encodes these proteins:
- the rnf19a gene encoding E3 ubiquitin-protein ligase RNF19A isoform X4: MKCCRVGDSKDPVEIQAGDSEWRRAPRSQDPVPLDSPPWLNTLPSHLKAPPLPPSPPDPPPPPSPSSSSSSSSPSSSVPYREMSLNHHQTQDSERDLPSSSSVRKTPKKRGISLRSIFRRRRLDTKSRKSRALASGVDGIASVENVVQSEMQQQQQQQQEVASTSSSASSTSSEFLECPLCLLRHARDRFPDIMTCHHRSCADCLRQYLRIEISESRVNISCPECSERFNPHDIRMILGDRALMEKYEEFMLRRWLAADPDCRWCPAPDCGYAVIAFGCASCPKITCGREGCGTEFCYHCKQLWHPNQTCDAARQQRAQSLRLRPFRSSSLSYSQESGAAADDIKPCPRCAAYIVKMNDGSCNHMTCAVCGCEFCWLCMKEISDLHYLSPSGCTFWGKKPWSRKKKILWQLGTLVGAPIGIALIAGIAVPAMIIGIPVYVGRKIHSRYEGKEISKHKRNLVIAGGVTLSVIVSPVVAAVTVGIGVPIMLAYVYGVVPISLCRSGGCGVSAGNGKGVRIEFDDENDMNVGGGAAATDSTSVAETRQNASIGGSVGGLTGSLSASGSHMERIGAMRDNVSENASTMALTGSLSGSTVGHCFNRLEVQADVQKERCSLSGESGTVSLGTVSDNASTKAMAGSILNAYIPQDSVSGSVESPSSESWTGGESRTEEREGLGWRSASRSGDGV, encoded by the exons ATGAAATGCTGCCGCGTCGGTGACTCGAAAG ATCCCGTGGAGATCCAGGCCGGTGACTCTGAGTGGAGACGAGCACCCAGGTCCCAGGATCCAGTCCCACTCGACTCGCCGCCATGGCTTAACACCCTGCCTTCTCACTTGAAAGCCCCAccccttcctccctcccctCCCGACCCACCGCCTCCCCCCTCCCCgtcttcctcatcttcctcgTCTTCTCCTAGTTCCAGTGTTCCTTACAGAGAGATGAGTCTGAATCATCACCAGACCCAGGACTCGGAGCGGGAccttccctcctcctcctccgtcaGAAAGACACCCAAAAAGCGGGGCATCTCGCTCCGTTCGATTTTCCGAAGACGCCGTTTGGACACGAAGTCTCGCAAATCACGAGCGTTGGCCAGCGGCGTGGATGGCATCGCTAGCGTCGAGAACGTGGTCCAGTCGGaaatgcagcagcagcagcagcagcagcaggaagtAGCGTCCACGTCATCCTCCGCCTCCTCCACGTCTTCAGAGTTCCTGGAATGTCCCCTCTGCCTGCTGCGCCACGCCCGAGACCGCTTCCCTGACATCATGACGTGTCACCATCGCTCGTGTGCCGACTGTCTGAGGCAGTACCTGCGCATCGAGATCTCCGAGAGCCGCGTGAACATCAGCTGCCCCGAGTGCTCCGAGCGCTTCAACCCCCACGACATCCGCATGATCCTCGGAGACCGAGCCCTCATGGAGAAGTACGAGGAGTTCATGCTCCGCAGGTGGCTCGCTGCTGACCCCGACTGCCGCTGGTGCCCCGCCCCCGACTGCGG GTACGCGGTGATCGCGTTCGGCTGTGCGAGCTGTCCGAAGATCACGTGCGGGCGCGAGGGATGTGGGACGGAGTTCTGTTATCACTGTAAACAGCTGTGGCACCCCAACCAAACGTGTGACGCGGCCAGACAGCAACGAGCTCAGAGTCTGAGACTGAGACCCTTCAGATCCTCCTCACTGAGCTACAGCCAGGAGAGCGGCGCTgcgg cagacGATATAAAGCCCTGCCCACGCTGTGCTGCTTACATCGTCAAGATGAACGACGGGAGCTGCAATCACATGACCTGCGCTGTGTGCGGCTGCGAGTTCTGCTGGCTCTGCATGAAGGAGATCTCCGACCTGCACTACTTaag TCCTTCAGGCTGTACGTTTTGGGGTAAGAAGCCGTGGAGCCGGAAGAAGAAGATCCTGTGGCAGTTGGGGACGCTGGTTGGCGCGCCCATCGGCATCGCGCTGATCGCCGGCATCGCCGTCCCTGCTATGATCATCGGGATTCCGGTGTACGTGGGCAGGAAG ATCCACAGCCGCTACGAAGGAAAGGAGATCTCCAAGCACAAGAGGAACCTGGTGATCGCCGGCGGAGTCACGCTGTCCGTCATCGTCTCGCCGGTGGTGGCCGCCGTAACCGTCG GTATCGGAGTGCCCATCATGCTGGCGTACGTGTACGGCGTGGTTCCGATCTCTCTGTGCCGCAGTGGAGGGTGTGGCGTGTCGGCGGGGAACGGGAAAGGAGTGCGCATAGAATTTGACGACGAAAACGACATGAACGTGGGAGGAGGTGCAGCGGCGACCG actcTACGTCGGTGGCGGAGACGAGGCAGAACGCGAGTATCGGAGGCAGCGTCGGCGGTCTGACGGGCAGCCTGAGTGCCAGCGGGAGTCACATGGAGCGAATCGGAGCCATGAGGGACAACGTGAGCGAAAATGCCAGCACCATGGCGCTCACAGGAAGTCTGTCAGGCAGCACCGTGGGCCACTGCTTcaacag GCTGGAGGTTCAGGCAGATGTACAGAAGGAGCGCTGCAGTCTGAGTGGAGAGTCCGGCACGGTCAGTCTGGGGACAGTCAGTGACAACGCAAGCACCAAAGCCATGGCTGGATCCATCCTCAACGCCTACATACCTCAGGACAG CGTTTCAGGCAGCGTGGAATCTCCGAGCAGTGAGTCATGGACCGGCGGCGAGTCTCGGACGGAGGAGCGAGAGGGTCTCGGATGGAGGAGCGCGTCTCGGAGCGGTGACGGAGTCTGA
- the rnf19a gene encoding E3 ubiquitin-protein ligase RNF19A isoform X1, protein MKCCRVGDSKDPVEIQAGDSEWRRAPRSQDPVPLDSPPWLNTLPSHLKAPPLPPSPPDPPPPPSPSSSSSSSSPSSSVPYREMSLNHHQTQDSERDLPSSSSVRKTPKKRGISLRSIFRRRRLDTKSRKSRALASGVDGIASVENVVQSEMQQQQQQQQEVASTSSSASSTSSEFLECPLCLLRHARDRFPDIMTCHHRSCADCLRQYLRIEISESRVNISCPECSERFNPHDIRMILGDRALMEKYEEFMLRRWLAADPDCRWCPAPDCGYAVIAFGCASCPKITCGREGCGTEFCYHCKQLWHPNQTCDAARQQRAQSLRLRPFRSSSLSYSQESGAAADDIKPCPRCAAYIVKMNDGSCNHMTCAVCGCEFCWLCMKEISDLHYLSPSGCTFWGKKPWSRKKKILWQLGTLVGAPIGIALIAGIAVPAMIIGIPVYVGRKIHSRYEGKEISKHKRNLVIAGGVTLSVIVSPVVAAVTVGIGVPIMLAYVYGVVPISLCRSGGCGVSAGNGKGVRIEFDDENDMNVGGGAAATDSTSVAETRQNASIGGSVGGLTGSLSASGSHMERIGAMRDNVSENASTMALTGSLSGSTVGHCFNRLEVQADVQKERCSLSGESGTVSLGTVSDNASTKAMAGSILNAYIPQDREGSSMEVQVDVESKLGKLRHHSGSSSMEEGSTGGRGICPSTCPHEGKYASGKKSKGKMRKKTGSTKINETREDMDAQLLEQRSTNSSEFDSPSLSGSLPSVADSHCSHFSEFSCSDLDGSRPPNAISPLPEVENDRLENGPATRPLCSAPLSPESSPKERNNNVAPQQSPPARNICIQTEI, encoded by the exons ATGAAATGCTGCCGCGTCGGTGACTCGAAAG ATCCCGTGGAGATCCAGGCCGGTGACTCTGAGTGGAGACGAGCACCCAGGTCCCAGGATCCAGTCCCACTCGACTCGCCGCCATGGCTTAACACCCTGCCTTCTCACTTGAAAGCCCCAccccttcctccctcccctCCCGACCCACCGCCTCCCCCCTCCCCgtcttcctcatcttcctcgTCTTCTCCTAGTTCCAGTGTTCCTTACAGAGAGATGAGTCTGAATCATCACCAGACCCAGGACTCGGAGCGGGAccttccctcctcctcctccgtcaGAAAGACACCCAAAAAGCGGGGCATCTCGCTCCGTTCGATTTTCCGAAGACGCCGTTTGGACACGAAGTCTCGCAAATCACGAGCGTTGGCCAGCGGCGTGGATGGCATCGCTAGCGTCGAGAACGTGGTCCAGTCGGaaatgcagcagcagcagcagcagcagcaggaagtAGCGTCCACGTCATCCTCCGCCTCCTCCACGTCTTCAGAGTTCCTGGAATGTCCCCTCTGCCTGCTGCGCCACGCCCGAGACCGCTTCCCTGACATCATGACGTGTCACCATCGCTCGTGTGCCGACTGTCTGAGGCAGTACCTGCGCATCGAGATCTCCGAGAGCCGCGTGAACATCAGCTGCCCCGAGTGCTCCGAGCGCTTCAACCCCCACGACATCCGCATGATCCTCGGAGACCGAGCCCTCATGGAGAAGTACGAGGAGTTCATGCTCCGCAGGTGGCTCGCTGCTGACCCCGACTGCCGCTGGTGCCCCGCCCCCGACTGCGG GTACGCGGTGATCGCGTTCGGCTGTGCGAGCTGTCCGAAGATCACGTGCGGGCGCGAGGGATGTGGGACGGAGTTCTGTTATCACTGTAAACAGCTGTGGCACCCCAACCAAACGTGTGACGCGGCCAGACAGCAACGAGCTCAGAGTCTGAGACTGAGACCCTTCAGATCCTCCTCACTGAGCTACAGCCAGGAGAGCGGCGCTgcgg cagacGATATAAAGCCCTGCCCACGCTGTGCTGCTTACATCGTCAAGATGAACGACGGGAGCTGCAATCACATGACCTGCGCTGTGTGCGGCTGCGAGTTCTGCTGGCTCTGCATGAAGGAGATCTCCGACCTGCACTACTTaag TCCTTCAGGCTGTACGTTTTGGGGTAAGAAGCCGTGGAGCCGGAAGAAGAAGATCCTGTGGCAGTTGGGGACGCTGGTTGGCGCGCCCATCGGCATCGCGCTGATCGCCGGCATCGCCGTCCCTGCTATGATCATCGGGATTCCGGTGTACGTGGGCAGGAAG ATCCACAGCCGCTACGAAGGAAAGGAGATCTCCAAGCACAAGAGGAACCTGGTGATCGCCGGCGGAGTCACGCTGTCCGTCATCGTCTCGCCGGTGGTGGCCGCCGTAACCGTCG GTATCGGAGTGCCCATCATGCTGGCGTACGTGTACGGCGTGGTTCCGATCTCTCTGTGCCGCAGTGGAGGGTGTGGCGTGTCGGCGGGGAACGGGAAAGGAGTGCGCATAGAATTTGACGACGAAAACGACATGAACGTGGGAGGAGGTGCAGCGGCGACCG actcTACGTCGGTGGCGGAGACGAGGCAGAACGCGAGTATCGGAGGCAGCGTCGGCGGTCTGACGGGCAGCCTGAGTGCCAGCGGGAGTCACATGGAGCGAATCGGAGCCATGAGGGACAACGTGAGCGAAAATGCCAGCACCATGGCGCTCACAGGAAGTCTGTCAGGCAGCACCGTGGGCCACTGCTTcaacag GCTGGAGGTTCAGGCAGATGTACAGAAGGAGCGCTGCAGTCTGAGTGGAGAGTCCGGCACGGTCAGTCTGGGGACAGTCAGTGACAACGCAAGCACCAAAGCCATGGCTGGATCCATCCTCAACGCCTACATACCTCAGGACAG agAGGGCAGCAGTATGGAGGTGCAGGTGGATGTGGAGTCCAAATTGGGGAAGCTTCGACACCACAGCGGCAGCAGCAGCATGGAGGAGGGCAGCACCGGGGGCCGCGGCATCTGCCCCTCGACCTGTCCCCATGAGGGCAAATACGCCTCAGGGAAGAAGAGCAAAGGCAAGATGCGCAAGAAGACGGGCAGCACCAAGATCAACGAGACACGGGAGGACATGGACGCACAGCTGCTGGAGCAGCGCAGCACCAACTCGAGCGAGTTCGACTCTCCGTCTCTGAGCGGCAGTCTGCCCTCCGTCGCCGACTCGCACTGCAGCCACTTCTCCGAGTTCAGCTGCTCCGACCTGGACGGCTCCCGACCCCCCAACGCCATCAGCCCTCTCCCCGAGGTGGAGAACGACCGGCTGGAGAACGGCCCCGCCACCCGGCCGCTCTGCTCCGCCCCTCTCAGCCCGGAGAGCTCTCCCAAAGAACGCAATAACAACGTGGCTCCTCAGCAGAGCCCCCCGGCGCGTAACATCTGTATTCAAACTGAGATTTAG
- the rnf19a gene encoding E3 ubiquitin-protein ligase RNF19A isoform X3: MSLNHHQTQDSERDLPSSSSVRKTPKKRGISLRSIFRRRRLDTKSRKSRALASGVDGIASVENVVQSEMQQQQQQQQEVASTSSSASSTSSEFLECPLCLLRHARDRFPDIMTCHHRSCADCLRQYLRIEISESRVNISCPECSERFNPHDIRMILGDRALMEKYEEFMLRRWLAADPDCRWCPAPDCGYAVIAFGCASCPKITCGREGCGTEFCYHCKQLWHPNQTCDAARQQRAQSLRLRPFRSSSLSYSQESGAAADDIKPCPRCAAYIVKMNDGSCNHMTCAVCGCEFCWLCMKEISDLHYLSPSGCTFWGKKPWSRKKKILWQLGTLVGAPIGIALIAGIAVPAMIIGIPVYVGRKIHSRYEGKEISKHKRNLVIAGGVTLSVIVSPVVAAVTVGIGVPIMLAYVYGVVPISLCRSGGCGVSAGNGKGVRIEFDDENDMNVGGGAAATDSTSVAETRQNASIGGSVGGLTGSLSASGSHMERIGAMRDNVSENASTMALTGSLSGSTVGHCFNRLEVQADVQKERCSLSGESGTVSLGTVSDNASTKAMAGSILNAYIPQDREGSSMEVQVDVESKLGKLRHHSGSSSMEEGSTGGRGICPSTCPHEGKYASGKKSKGKMRKKTGSTKINETREDMDAQLLEQRSTNSSEFDSPSLSGSLPSVADSHCSHFSEFSCSDLDGSRPPNAISPLPEVENDRLENGPATRPLCSAPLSPESSPKERNNNVAPQQSPPARNICIQTEI, from the exons ATGAGTCTGAATCATCACCAGACCCAGGACTCGGAGCGGGAccttccctcctcctcctccgtcaGAAAGACACCCAAAAAGCGGGGCATCTCGCTCCGTTCGATTTTCCGAAGACGCCGTTTGGACACGAAGTCTCGCAAATCACGAGCGTTGGCCAGCGGCGTGGATGGCATCGCTAGCGTCGAGAACGTGGTCCAGTCGGaaatgcagcagcagcagcagcagcagcaggaagtAGCGTCCACGTCATCCTCCGCCTCCTCCACGTCTTCAGAGTTCCTGGAATGTCCCCTCTGCCTGCTGCGCCACGCCCGAGACCGCTTCCCTGACATCATGACGTGTCACCATCGCTCGTGTGCCGACTGTCTGAGGCAGTACCTGCGCATCGAGATCTCCGAGAGCCGCGTGAACATCAGCTGCCCCGAGTGCTCCGAGCGCTTCAACCCCCACGACATCCGCATGATCCTCGGAGACCGAGCCCTCATGGAGAAGTACGAGGAGTTCATGCTCCGCAGGTGGCTCGCTGCTGACCCCGACTGCCGCTGGTGCCCCGCCCCCGACTGCGG GTACGCGGTGATCGCGTTCGGCTGTGCGAGCTGTCCGAAGATCACGTGCGGGCGCGAGGGATGTGGGACGGAGTTCTGTTATCACTGTAAACAGCTGTGGCACCCCAACCAAACGTGTGACGCGGCCAGACAGCAACGAGCTCAGAGTCTGAGACTGAGACCCTTCAGATCCTCCTCACTGAGCTACAGCCAGGAGAGCGGCGCTgcgg cagacGATATAAAGCCCTGCCCACGCTGTGCTGCTTACATCGTCAAGATGAACGACGGGAGCTGCAATCACATGACCTGCGCTGTGTGCGGCTGCGAGTTCTGCTGGCTCTGCATGAAGGAGATCTCCGACCTGCACTACTTaag TCCTTCAGGCTGTACGTTTTGGGGTAAGAAGCCGTGGAGCCGGAAGAAGAAGATCCTGTGGCAGTTGGGGACGCTGGTTGGCGCGCCCATCGGCATCGCGCTGATCGCCGGCATCGCCGTCCCTGCTATGATCATCGGGATTCCGGTGTACGTGGGCAGGAAG ATCCACAGCCGCTACGAAGGAAAGGAGATCTCCAAGCACAAGAGGAACCTGGTGATCGCCGGCGGAGTCACGCTGTCCGTCATCGTCTCGCCGGTGGTGGCCGCCGTAACCGTCG GTATCGGAGTGCCCATCATGCTGGCGTACGTGTACGGCGTGGTTCCGATCTCTCTGTGCCGCAGTGGAGGGTGTGGCGTGTCGGCGGGGAACGGGAAAGGAGTGCGCATAGAATTTGACGACGAAAACGACATGAACGTGGGAGGAGGTGCAGCGGCGACCG actcTACGTCGGTGGCGGAGACGAGGCAGAACGCGAGTATCGGAGGCAGCGTCGGCGGTCTGACGGGCAGCCTGAGTGCCAGCGGGAGTCACATGGAGCGAATCGGAGCCATGAGGGACAACGTGAGCGAAAATGCCAGCACCATGGCGCTCACAGGAAGTCTGTCAGGCAGCACCGTGGGCCACTGCTTcaacag GCTGGAGGTTCAGGCAGATGTACAGAAGGAGCGCTGCAGTCTGAGTGGAGAGTCCGGCACGGTCAGTCTGGGGACAGTCAGTGACAACGCAAGCACCAAAGCCATGGCTGGATCCATCCTCAACGCCTACATACCTCAGGACAG agAGGGCAGCAGTATGGAGGTGCAGGTGGATGTGGAGTCCAAATTGGGGAAGCTTCGACACCACAGCGGCAGCAGCAGCATGGAGGAGGGCAGCACCGGGGGCCGCGGCATCTGCCCCTCGACCTGTCCCCATGAGGGCAAATACGCCTCAGGGAAGAAGAGCAAAGGCAAGATGCGCAAGAAGACGGGCAGCACCAAGATCAACGAGACACGGGAGGACATGGACGCACAGCTGCTGGAGCAGCGCAGCACCAACTCGAGCGAGTTCGACTCTCCGTCTCTGAGCGGCAGTCTGCCCTCCGTCGCCGACTCGCACTGCAGCCACTTCTCCGAGTTCAGCTGCTCCGACCTGGACGGCTCCCGACCCCCCAACGCCATCAGCCCTCTCCCCGAGGTGGAGAACGACCGGCTGGAGAACGGCCCCGCCACCCGGCCGCTCTGCTCCGCCCCTCTCAGCCCGGAGAGCTCTCCCAAAGAACGCAATAACAACGTGGCTCCTCAGCAGAGCCCCCCGGCGCGTAACATCTGTATTCAAACTGAGATTTAG
- the rnf19a gene encoding E3 ubiquitin-protein ligase RNF19A isoform X2: MKCCRVGDSKDPVEIQAGDSEWRRAPRSQDPVPLDSPPWLNTLPSHLKAPPLPPSPPDPPPPPSPSSSSSSSSPSSSVPYREMSLNHHQTQDSERDLPSSSSVRKTPKKRGISLRSIFRRRRLDTKSRKSRALASGVDGIASVENVVQSEMQQQQQQQQEVASTSSSASSTSSEFLECPLCLLRHARDRFPDIMTCHHRSCADCLRQYLRIEISESRVNISCPECSERFNPHDIRMILGDRALMEKYEEFMLRRWLAADPDCRWCPAPDCGYAVIAFGCASCPKITCGREGCGTEFCYHCKQLWHPNQTCDAARQQRAQSLRLRPFRSSSLSYSQESGAADDIKPCPRCAAYIVKMNDGSCNHMTCAVCGCEFCWLCMKEISDLHYLSPSGCTFWGKKPWSRKKKILWQLGTLVGAPIGIALIAGIAVPAMIIGIPVYVGRKIHSRYEGKEISKHKRNLVIAGGVTLSVIVSPVVAAVTVGIGVPIMLAYVYGVVPISLCRSGGCGVSAGNGKGVRIEFDDENDMNVGGGAAATDSTSVAETRQNASIGGSVGGLTGSLSASGSHMERIGAMRDNVSENASTMALTGSLSGSTVGHCFNRLEVQADVQKERCSLSGESGTVSLGTVSDNASTKAMAGSILNAYIPQDREGSSMEVQVDVESKLGKLRHHSGSSSMEEGSTGGRGICPSTCPHEGKYASGKKSKGKMRKKTGSTKINETREDMDAQLLEQRSTNSSEFDSPSLSGSLPSVADSHCSHFSEFSCSDLDGSRPPNAISPLPEVENDRLENGPATRPLCSAPLSPESSPKERNNNVAPQQSPPARNICIQTEI, encoded by the exons ATGAAATGCTGCCGCGTCGGTGACTCGAAAG ATCCCGTGGAGATCCAGGCCGGTGACTCTGAGTGGAGACGAGCACCCAGGTCCCAGGATCCAGTCCCACTCGACTCGCCGCCATGGCTTAACACCCTGCCTTCTCACTTGAAAGCCCCAccccttcctccctcccctCCCGACCCACCGCCTCCCCCCTCCCCgtcttcctcatcttcctcgTCTTCTCCTAGTTCCAGTGTTCCTTACAGAGAGATGAGTCTGAATCATCACCAGACCCAGGACTCGGAGCGGGAccttccctcctcctcctccgtcaGAAAGACACCCAAAAAGCGGGGCATCTCGCTCCGTTCGATTTTCCGAAGACGCCGTTTGGACACGAAGTCTCGCAAATCACGAGCGTTGGCCAGCGGCGTGGATGGCATCGCTAGCGTCGAGAACGTGGTCCAGTCGGaaatgcagcagcagcagcagcagcagcaggaagtAGCGTCCACGTCATCCTCCGCCTCCTCCACGTCTTCAGAGTTCCTGGAATGTCCCCTCTGCCTGCTGCGCCACGCCCGAGACCGCTTCCCTGACATCATGACGTGTCACCATCGCTCGTGTGCCGACTGTCTGAGGCAGTACCTGCGCATCGAGATCTCCGAGAGCCGCGTGAACATCAGCTGCCCCGAGTGCTCCGAGCGCTTCAACCCCCACGACATCCGCATGATCCTCGGAGACCGAGCCCTCATGGAGAAGTACGAGGAGTTCATGCTCCGCAGGTGGCTCGCTGCTGACCCCGACTGCCGCTGGTGCCCCGCCCCCGACTGCGG GTACGCGGTGATCGCGTTCGGCTGTGCGAGCTGTCCGAAGATCACGTGCGGGCGCGAGGGATGTGGGACGGAGTTCTGTTATCACTGTAAACAGCTGTGGCACCCCAACCAAACGTGTGACGCGGCCAGACAGCAACGAGCTCAGAGTCTGAGACTGAGACCCTTCAGATCCTCCTCACTGAGCTACAGCCAGGAGAGCGGCGCTgcgg acGATATAAAGCCCTGCCCACGCTGTGCTGCTTACATCGTCAAGATGAACGACGGGAGCTGCAATCACATGACCTGCGCTGTGTGCGGCTGCGAGTTCTGCTGGCTCTGCATGAAGGAGATCTCCGACCTGCACTACTTaag TCCTTCAGGCTGTACGTTTTGGGGTAAGAAGCCGTGGAGCCGGAAGAAGAAGATCCTGTGGCAGTTGGGGACGCTGGTTGGCGCGCCCATCGGCATCGCGCTGATCGCCGGCATCGCCGTCCCTGCTATGATCATCGGGATTCCGGTGTACGTGGGCAGGAAG ATCCACAGCCGCTACGAAGGAAAGGAGATCTCCAAGCACAAGAGGAACCTGGTGATCGCCGGCGGAGTCACGCTGTCCGTCATCGTCTCGCCGGTGGTGGCCGCCGTAACCGTCG GTATCGGAGTGCCCATCATGCTGGCGTACGTGTACGGCGTGGTTCCGATCTCTCTGTGCCGCAGTGGAGGGTGTGGCGTGTCGGCGGGGAACGGGAAAGGAGTGCGCATAGAATTTGACGACGAAAACGACATGAACGTGGGAGGAGGTGCAGCGGCGACCG actcTACGTCGGTGGCGGAGACGAGGCAGAACGCGAGTATCGGAGGCAGCGTCGGCGGTCTGACGGGCAGCCTGAGTGCCAGCGGGAGTCACATGGAGCGAATCGGAGCCATGAGGGACAACGTGAGCGAAAATGCCAGCACCATGGCGCTCACAGGAAGTCTGTCAGGCAGCACCGTGGGCCACTGCTTcaacag GCTGGAGGTTCAGGCAGATGTACAGAAGGAGCGCTGCAGTCTGAGTGGAGAGTCCGGCACGGTCAGTCTGGGGACAGTCAGTGACAACGCAAGCACCAAAGCCATGGCTGGATCCATCCTCAACGCCTACATACCTCAGGACAG agAGGGCAGCAGTATGGAGGTGCAGGTGGATGTGGAGTCCAAATTGGGGAAGCTTCGACACCACAGCGGCAGCAGCAGCATGGAGGAGGGCAGCACCGGGGGCCGCGGCATCTGCCCCTCGACCTGTCCCCATGAGGGCAAATACGCCTCAGGGAAGAAGAGCAAAGGCAAGATGCGCAAGAAGACGGGCAGCACCAAGATCAACGAGACACGGGAGGACATGGACGCACAGCTGCTGGAGCAGCGCAGCACCAACTCGAGCGAGTTCGACTCTCCGTCTCTGAGCGGCAGTCTGCCCTCCGTCGCCGACTCGCACTGCAGCCACTTCTCCGAGTTCAGCTGCTCCGACCTGGACGGCTCCCGACCCCCCAACGCCATCAGCCCTCTCCCCGAGGTGGAGAACGACCGGCTGGAGAACGGCCCCGCCACCCGGCCGCTCTGCTCCGCCCCTCTCAGCCCGGAGAGCTCTCCCAAAGAACGCAATAACAACGTGGCTCCTCAGCAGAGCCCCCCGGCGCGTAACATCTGTATTCAAACTGAGATTTAG